Proteins found in one uncultured Desulfuromonas sp. genomic segment:
- a CDS encoding FAD:protein FMN transferase, with amino-acid sequence MLRRILILATLILVGTIAYLNHASKGQIGPLLLSGSTMGTTYHLKVIVPPESQLKAEEISKQVSASLDKIDRLMSTYKEDSEVSRFNALPTNQWLAISEPTYHVINAALRYSAMSDGAFDITVGKLVNLWGFGPTINVNAIPDAKNIDQLRRKIGYTKLQIHSEPMEILKESDAIYIDLSAIAKGYAVDAVASVLEQNALQNYMIEIGGEIRTSGHKQTGQPWWIGIESPVTDQRSVQKVLHLQQSAMATSGDYRNYFEHNGQRFSHTIDPRTGYPITHTLASVTVLAETCMDADALATLLTVLGPESGMKFAEQHNLAVFMIIKTSDGFKEKSSSAFTPFLKQ; translated from the coding sequence ATGCTTCGACGCATTCTTATTCTCGCAACTCTGATCCTTGTTGGTACAATCGCTTACCTCAACCATGCCTCTAAAGGCCAAATCGGCCCTCTGCTGCTGAGCGGTTCAACAATGGGCACGACATATCACTTAAAGGTTATTGTTCCACCAGAATCTCAACTGAAAGCAGAAGAGATCTCCAAACAGGTCAGCGCTTCTCTTGATAAAATTGATCGGCTGATGTCAACATACAAAGAAGATTCAGAGGTGTCTCGATTTAACGCGCTACCGACAAACCAGTGGCTAGCGATTTCCGAACCCACGTATCACGTCATTAATGCGGCATTGCGCTACAGCGCTATGAGTGATGGTGCCTTTGATATCACAGTCGGAAAACTCGTTAACTTATGGGGCTTTGGACCGACAATCAATGTCAATGCCATCCCGGACGCAAAAAACATCGATCAACTGCGTCGCAAAATCGGCTACACGAAGCTACAAATACACTCAGAACCGATGGAGATTTTAAAAGAATCCGATGCAATCTACATCGATCTCTCAGCAATTGCCAAGGGGTATGCGGTTGATGCAGTAGCCTCAGTGCTTGAACAAAATGCACTACAGAACTACATGATTGAAATCGGTGGTGAAATCAGAACGTCAGGGCACAAACAAACTGGACAACCGTGGTGGATTGGCATAGAAAGTCCGGTGACTGATCAGCGATCTGTACAAAAAGTGCTCCATTTGCAACAATCTGCTATGGCAACCTCCGGCGACTACCGCAATTATTTTGAGCACAATGGTCAACGTTTCTCCCATACGATTGATCCGCGAACCGGCTACCCGATCACGCATACACTGGCCTCAGTCACCGTTCTTGCGGAAACCTGCATGGACGCAGACGCTTTAGCCACATTATTGACCGTCCTTGGTCCTGAGTCAGGTATGAAATTTGCTGAGCAACACAACTTAGCAGTGTTTATGATTATTAAAACGAGCGACGGATTTAAAGAAAAATCCAGCTCGGCCTTCACCCCTTTCCTCAAACAGTAG
- a CDS encoding NADH-quinone oxidoreductase subunit N, translating to MLNTAFLPELALMLTVLVLFFMTLGKFRTGTIQGASLLLTAVTLVATFMSMNAQDSLFFDAYLVDSLSQLFKMVIVGGLFLVFLLGRGLTGIEGKLHCEYNMFLAISALGLMFLSSSVELLTILLSLEISSYALYVVIPFRNGQGRIHVEAGIKYVLFGAASTGLTLYGMSYIFGLAHTTYLNELAQLMPSLVATQPLAVIAMILVMTAFFYKLALFPMHFWTPDVYQGASNETTSFVATLPKVGAVLLLIRFVAVAGYDVSQLTWVLAVIAVLSMTLGNLTALVQTDLKRLLAYSSIAHAGYVMIGILTADEMGMSAAVFYVIGYLLMNLGCFYVIYNVAPDGENVSFDDLKGLSRRSPLLALTLLVSAFGMAGIPPTIGFIGKFMLFTGAIHKGFYALVILAVINAAVAAFYYLKMARAAYCAPDSDQEVIALPFTAKLLGTFFILAIIIIGAMPQSLLATAKHAVETLM from the coding sequence ATGTTAAACACAGCTTTTCTGCCCGAGTTGGCACTGATGTTAACGGTCCTGGTCTTGTTCTTCATGACCTTGGGCAAGTTTCGCACTGGTACCATTCAAGGTGCCAGCCTGTTATTGACTGCCGTGACGCTTGTGGCCACGTTTATGTCCATGAACGCACAAGACAGTCTTTTCTTTGATGCTTATCTGGTCGATTCGCTTTCTCAGTTGTTTAAGATGGTGATTGTCGGGGGCCTGTTTCTGGTGTTCTTGCTTGGTCGTGGTTTAACCGGGATCGAAGGTAAGCTCCACTGTGAATACAACATGTTTCTGGCCATCAGTGCTCTGGGGCTGATGTTCCTGAGCAGTTCAGTGGAGTTATTGACAATTCTGCTCAGCCTCGAGATTTCATCTTACGCGCTGTATGTGGTGATTCCGTTTCGCAATGGCCAGGGACGTATCCATGTGGAAGCCGGTATCAAGTATGTTCTGTTTGGTGCTGCTTCAACCGGACTGACCCTGTATGGCATGAGCTATATTTTCGGCCTGGCCCATACCACCTACCTCAATGAACTGGCTCAGTTGATGCCGTCACTGGTTGCGACTCAACCTTTGGCTGTTATCGCCATGATTCTTGTTATGACGGCGTTTTTCTACAAACTGGCGCTGTTTCCGATGCATTTCTGGACTCCTGATGTTTATCAGGGTGCATCCAACGAAACAACCAGCTTTGTTGCAACGCTGCCGAAGGTTGGTGCCGTTCTGTTGCTGATCCGTTTTGTTGCTGTTGCTGGTTATGATGTCAGCCAGTTGACTTGGGTTCTCGCTGTTATCGCGGTTCTGTCTATGACCCTTGGTAACTTGACTGCCTTGGTACAGACGGATCTTAAGCGTCTGCTGGCGTATTCCAGTATTGCCCACGCCGGTTATGTCATGATTGGTATCCTGACCGCTGATGAGATGGGTATGTCTGCGGCCGTGTTCTATGTCATTGGCTACCTGCTGATGAATCTTGGGTGTTTCTACGTCATTTACAACGTAGCTCCGGATGGTGAGAACGTCTCTTTTGATGACTTGAAAGGCCTGTCTCGCCGTTCACCCTTGTTGGCCTTGACTTTGCTGGTCTCTGCCTTTGGTATGGCCGGTATTCCGCCGACAATCGGTTTTATTGGTAAGTTTATGCTGTTTACCGGGGCAATTCATAAGGGCTTTTATGCACTGGTTATTCTTGCCGTTATCAATGCGGCGGTGGCTGCATTTTACTATCTCAAAATGGCCCGAGCAGCCTATTGTGCTCCTGACTCCGATCAGGAAGTGATTGCGTTGCCGTTCACGGCTAAATTGCTCGGAACATTCTTTATTCTGGCCATTATTATCATCGGTGCCATGCCTCAGAGCCTTCTGGCAACAGCAAAGCATGCCGTTGAGACGTTGATGTAA
- a CDS encoding NADH-quinone oxidoreductase subunit M: MEKYLILNTLNFPILSMLLLIPVVGAVVAMFLRGDTLLKFWGLAVTLVTAVISLPLWSRFDQTTAKYQFVELRHWFPALNLDYVVGVDGISVLLVLLTTLVMPLCILCSWTYIKTRMKEFIIVTLLMETAMLGVFVSLNTVLFYIFWEGMLVPMYLIIAIWGGDRKDYASIKFFLYTFAGSIFLLVSIVAMYITTGTFFIPELMDHNFAFSYQMWIFLACALGFAIKMPMFPFHTWLPAAHVQAPVAGSVILASILLKMGGYGFLRFCLPMAPAATVYCMPYLIIMSLVSIIVGGYLALGQSDIKKLIAYSSVGHMGFVTLGIFLLNDAGIKGAMLQMINHGVTTGALFILIGLIYERTHSREISDNSKLGMFMPIYVTFLGIFSLSSLAFPGTNSFVGEFLVLFGAFDKYPLVGALAIPGAILAAAYMLRLLQKMVWDDSDGHGHHGDDHGDEHHLTDCNFREFIQLAFLTVFVFWIGLHPTPLLDMMDTSVAHLIHQVDAGSAVQEAVHHGEHHALLNQAGAWVKNLF; the protein is encoded by the coding sequence ATGGAAAAGTATCTAATCCTGAATACATTAAATTTCCCGATCTTATCGATGCTGCTGCTGATACCGGTAGTCGGGGCTGTGGTGGCCATGTTTTTGCGTGGTGACACTCTATTGAAATTCTGGGGTCTGGCAGTGACCCTGGTGACTGCTGTTATCTCATTGCCGCTGTGGTCGCGATTTGACCAGACCACGGCGAAGTACCAGTTCGTCGAATTGCGCCATTGGTTCCCGGCCCTGAACCTCGATTATGTGGTTGGTGTGGACGGTATCAGTGTGCTGCTGGTTCTGCTGACGACTCTGGTCATGCCGTTGTGTATCCTGTGTTCCTGGACCTATATCAAGACACGGATGAAGGAATTCATCATCGTGACCCTGTTGATGGAAACAGCAATGCTCGGCGTCTTTGTCAGCCTGAACACGGTTCTCTTCTATATCTTCTGGGAAGGTATGCTGGTGCCGATGTATCTCATCATCGCAATCTGGGGTGGAGACAGGAAGGATTATGCTTCGATCAAGTTCTTCCTTTACACCTTTGCCGGTAGTATTTTCCTGCTGGTTTCCATTGTTGCGATGTACATCACCACAGGGACCTTCTTTATCCCTGAGTTGATGGATCATAACTTTGCGTTTTCCTATCAGATGTGGATCTTCCTGGCGTGTGCTCTCGGCTTCGCCATCAAAATGCCGATGTTCCCGTTCCATACCTGGCTGCCTGCTGCTCACGTACAGGCCCCGGTTGCCGGTTCAGTCATTCTGGCCAGTATCCTGCTGAAAATGGGTGGTTACGGTTTCCTGCGCTTCTGCCTGCCCATGGCACCTGCCGCAACGGTCTACTGCATGCCGTACCTGATCATCATGTCGTTAGTCAGTATCATCGTTGGTGGCTATCTGGCGCTAGGTCAGTCGGATATTAAAAAGTTGATTGCCTACTCCTCTGTTGGCCACATGGGCTTTGTCACACTGGGTATTTTCCTGCTGAATGATGCTGGTATCAAAGGTGCCATGCTGCAGATGATCAACCACGGTGTCACGACAGGTGCTCTGTTTATCCTGATCGGTCTGATCTATGAGCGTACTCATAGTCGTGAGATTTCCGATAACAGTAAGCTGGGGATGTTCATGCCGATTTATGTCACTTTCCTCGGTATCTTCTCCCTGTCTTCGCTGGCCTTCCCGGGTACCAACAGCTTCGTCGGCGAATTCCTGGTTCTGTTCGGAGCGTTCGATAAATATCCTCTGGTTGGCGCTTTGGCAATTCCTGGTGCGATTCTCGCAGCAGCCTACATGCTGCGTCTGTTGCAAAAAATGGTTTGGGACGATTCAGATGGTCATGGCCACCACGGTGATGATCATGGCGATGAACACCATCTGACCGATTGTAACTTTAGAGAATTTATTCAACTGGCATTCTTGACCGTATTCGTATTCTGGATCGGTTTACATCCGACGCCGTTGCTTGACATGATGGATACCAGTGTGGCTCACCTGATCCATCAGGTTGATGCCGGTAGCGCGGTACAGGAAGCTGTTCACCATGGTGAACACCACGCCCTGCTTAATCAAGCAGGTGCCTGGGTCAAGAACCTCTTCTAA
- a CDS encoding Na(+)/H(+) antiporter subunit D: MTSSIFMHPATMFIVGALLLPLFKKFNAQKIWLVVVPLLAFIQIKYLPASFGCVEWLGFKLQFGRVDELTMVFLHVFTLMALIGSIFGLHVKESGQHAAAWLYVAGSLGTTLAGDYLVVFIFWELMAFASVFLVWYRKRKRSIEAGYRYLLVHTFGGLVLLGGIFLRYQNLGDLTFVPISPDTATLADYLIMIGFMLNAAVPPIHAWLPDAYPEATVTGAVFMCAFTTKTAVYVLARGFAGFETLAIMGAIMTLYGVGYAVIENDARRILAYHIVSQVGYMVCGVGIGTEMAINGACAHAYAHILYKALLFMGVGSVLEMTGRSKLSELGGLYKYMPLSMIFTVIGGIAISGFPLTSGFISKSMIIAAAGANHQLILMLMLSLAAVGTFLSVGIKLPYFIWFGPNDCGLKPKEAYWNMQVGMFMAAFMCIFLGVYPDYLYDMLPYAVNYHPYNSYHLTETFHLLGFTGLGFYLMVKYLKPHDVSNLDLDWFYRRGAGWFMWLARKPISATNEWVSNVYQTVGLRFTMAMARALSWFDWEGIDWALDGSARGFVKGGEQVRQFQTGKLQQYIGGAVVLLFLVLIVVVLI; the protein is encoded by the coding sequence ATGACAAGTAGTATTTTTATGCACCCAGCCACCATGTTTATTGTCGGTGCGCTGCTGCTTCCCTTATTCAAAAAATTCAACGCCCAGAAGATCTGGCTGGTCGTCGTACCGCTGCTGGCCTTTATTCAGATTAAGTATCTGCCGGCATCCTTTGGTTGCGTTGAATGGCTTGGTTTCAAGCTGCAGTTTGGTCGTGTTGATGAGTTGACCATGGTCTTTTTGCATGTTTTCACGTTGATGGCGCTGATTGGCAGCATCTTCGGTCTGCATGTCAAGGAGAGTGGCCAACACGCTGCAGCCTGGCTTTATGTTGCCGGTTCACTGGGGACAACCCTGGCAGGTGATTATCTGGTGGTCTTCATCTTCTGGGAACTGATGGCCTTTGCCTCCGTGTTCCTGGTGTGGTACCGCAAACGTAAGCGGTCCATCGAAGCCGGTTACCGCTATCTGCTTGTGCATACCTTCGGCGGTCTGGTTCTGCTCGGCGGGATCTTCCTGCGCTACCAGAATCTCGGTGATCTGACATTTGTTCCGATTTCACCGGATACCGCAACCCTGGCGGATTATCTGATCATGATTGGTTTCATGCTCAATGCAGCCGTACCACCCATCCATGCCTGGCTACCGGATGCCTATCCGGAAGCAACGGTAACGGGTGCGGTTTTCATGTGTGCCTTTACGACCAAAACAGCCGTATATGTGTTGGCACGCGGATTTGCCGGCTTTGAAACACTGGCAATCATGGGTGCGATCATGACCCTGTACGGTGTTGGCTACGCGGTTATCGAAAATGATGCCCGGAGGATTCTGGCGTACCATATCGTCAGTCAGGTCGGTTACATGGTGTGTGGTGTTGGTATTGGTACTGAAATGGCAATCAATGGCGCCTGTGCTCACGCCTATGCTCACATCCTCTACAAAGCCCTGTTGTTCATGGGCGTTGGTAGTGTTCTTGAGATGACGGGTCGTTCTAAGCTCAGTGAGCTTGGCGGTCTCTATAAATACATGCCTTTGTCGATGATTTTTACGGTCATAGGTGGTATCGCCATCTCCGGCTTCCCGCTCACCAGTGGATTTATCAGTAAGTCGATGATTATTGCTGCGGCAGGCGCCAACCATCAGTTGATTCTGATGCTGATGCTTTCTCTGGCGGCCGTTGGTACGTTCCTTTCGGTCGGCATCAAGCTGCCTTACTTCATCTGGTTTGGACCCAACGATTGCGGTCTCAAACCGAAAGAAGCTTACTGGAATATGCAAGTCGGTATGTTTATGGCAGCCTTTATGTGCATCTTCCTTGGTGTTTACCCGGATTACCTGTACGACATGTTGCCGTACGCGGTTAATTACCATCCGTACAACAGCTATCACCTGACAGAGACGTTCCATCTGCTCGGTTTCACCGGTTTGGGTTTCTATCTCATGGTGAAGTACCTCAAACCCCACGATGTGTCCAACCTTGATCTCGACTGGTTTTACCGTCGCGGTGCCGGTTGGTTCATGTGGCTTGCCCGCAAGCCCATCAGTGCAACCAATGAGTGGGTTAGTAATGTTTACCAAACTGTCGGATTGCGTTTTACCATGGCGATGGCTCGCGCTCTTTCCTGGTTTGATTGGGAAGGCATTGACTGGGCACTGGATGGCAGTGCGCGCGGTTTCGTCAAGGGAGGCGAGCAGGTTCGTCAGTTCCAGACCGGTAAATTGCAACAATACATTGGCGGGGCTGTTGTACTGCTCTTCCTGGTACTGATTGTCGTGGTTCTGATCTGA
- a CDS encoding monovalent cation/H+ antiporter subunit D family protein, whose product MNTIITSKIILTTLIPMITGLLVMFSGKKPNLRDSWSTLGAIITFVSVLNFLPIILDGQQLQYTLFELYPGISVKLNLDALGVVFALVASFLWILASLYCVGYMRGLDEHAQTRFYVCYAVSVGAAMGAAFAGNLFTLYLFYEIVSIFTYPLVMHHQDEEGYAGAKKYIVYLMFTSKAFLLPAMVIIYVLCGTLDFNTANVAQGIFPAEADRFVVGIAYLLCLFGFAKSGIMPLHNWLPDAMVAPTPVSALLHAVVVVKVGVFSTCRVMLSIFGTNILHETGLGIFTAYFVSFTILTASVIALTKTNLKARLAYSTVSQLSYIILGVAMLTPNSITGGLIHIANHAFAKITLFFAAGCIFVASGKKDITEMGGLGKRMPFTMMAFGIASLGMIGAPPVGGFVTKWYLALGTMDIHNWILLCVLLASSLLNAGYFVPVFLQAFFGKPLPADEGLTGSLEKKPLILFMVVPLVITGTISVLIGIYPDLFLDLINLMVKS is encoded by the coding sequence ATGAACACGATTATCACCAGCAAGATTATTCTGACAACGCTGATCCCGATGATTACGGGATTGCTCGTCATGTTTTCGGGCAAAAAGCCGAATCTGCGCGACAGTTGGTCGACGCTCGGCGCCATTATCACTTTCGTTTCGGTCCTGAACTTTCTGCCGATCATTCTGGACGGACAACAACTCCAATACACGCTGTTTGAGTTGTATCCCGGCATTTCGGTTAAATTGAACCTGGATGCGTTGGGTGTCGTCTTTGCTCTGGTTGCCTCATTCCTGTGGATTCTGGCCAGTCTCTACTGTGTCGGTTATATGCGTGGATTGGATGAGCATGCTCAGACTCGGTTCTATGTCTGCTACGCCGTTTCGGTTGGTGCAGCCATGGGTGCGGCTTTTGCCGGCAACCTGTTTACTCTGTATCTGTTTTACGAGATCGTCTCCATCTTCACCTACCCGCTGGTTATGCACCATCAGGATGAAGAGGGCTATGCCGGTGCTAAAAAGTACATCGTTTACTTGATGTTCACGTCCAAAGCGTTTTTGCTTCCGGCCATGGTTATCATCTATGTGCTGTGTGGCACGTTGGACTTTAATACTGCCAATGTTGCTCAGGGGATTTTCCCGGCCGAAGCGGATCGCTTCGTGGTTGGAATTGCGTACCTGCTGTGTCTGTTTGGTTTTGCTAAGTCCGGTATCATGCCGCTGCATAACTGGTTGCCCGATGCGATGGTGGCACCGACACCGGTCAGCGCGTTGCTCCATGCCGTTGTCGTTGTTAAGGTCGGTGTGTTCTCGACGTGCCGGGTGATGCTGTCGATCTTTGGTACCAACATTCTTCATGAAACAGGGCTGGGTATTTTTACCGCCTACTTTGTTTCTTTTACCATTTTGACCGCATCGGTGATCGCTCTTACCAAGACCAATCTCAAAGCGCGTTTGGCGTACTCAACGGTCAGTCAGCTGTCGTACATCATTCTCGGTGTTGCCATGTTGACCCCGAACTCGATTACCGGTGGTTTGATCCACATCGCCAACCACGCCTTTGCCAAGATCACCCTGTTCTTCGCGGCCGGTTGTATCTTTGTTGCCAGCGGTAAAAAAGACATCACCGAGATGGGTGGACTGGGCAAGCGGATGCCATTTACCATGATGGCGTTTGGTATCGCTTCTCTGGGTATGATAGGCGCGCCGCCGGTGGGTGGTTTTGTCACAAAATGGTATCTGGCTCTGGGGACGATGGATATTCATAACTGGATTCTGTTGTGTGTCCTTCTTGCCAGTAGTTTGCTTAATGCCGGTTATTTTGTTCCGGTCTTTCTCCAGGCGTTTTTCGGCAAGCCGTTGCCCGCTGATGAAGGTTTGACCGGTAGCCTTGAAAAGAAACCTCTGATTCTGTTCATGGTGGTTCCTCTGGTGATCACCGGAACAATCTCCGTTTTGATCGGTATTTATCCTGATCTGTTTCTCGACCTCATTAACCTGATGGTGAAGTCATGA
- the nuoK gene encoding NADH-quinone oxidoreductase subunit NuoK: MIISDNLNTYLIIAAILLVIGLYGMLRHRSLIGMLISSEFILNGAALNFMAFNRFVAPNPAVGQIYTLFIMGIAAAEAAIVVSIIIAVYRKYRSEDPEQVQDLKM, translated from the coding sequence ATGATCATCAGCGATAACTTAAATACCTATCTGATTATTGCAGCCATTCTATTGGTCATTGGTCTGTACGGCATGCTGCGTCACCGCTCTCTCATCGGCATGCTGATTTCAAGTGAATTCATTCTGAATGGTGCAGCGCTCAACTTTATGGCCTTTAACCGGTTTGTTGCACCCAACCCCGCTGTCGGACAGATTTACACCCTGTTCATCATGGGGATCGCAGCCGCTGAAGCAGCAATTGTGGTCAGTATCATTATCGCAGTGTACCGCAAATATCGAAGTGAAGATCCTGAGCAGGTTCAGGATCTTAAGATGTGA
- a CDS encoding NADH-quinone oxidoreductase subunit J — MIAFEYIAEALFYAFMILTFMGGFMAVRSRMLMHAVLGLAVSLFGVAGLYFHLGSPFLAMMQILIYVGAVCIMIVLGVMLGNTPDQLFSEKLSRRNMFLALAACSTGFVTLFIAIQQTKFAPAAEKIGDMSIRFIGENLLFKYCLAFELISVILLTAIIGAIILARGGREEVAK; from the coding sequence ATGATAGCTTTTGAATACATCGCCGAAGCCCTCTTTTATGCGTTCATGATTTTAACATTCATGGGCGGGTTTATGGCCGTTCGGTCGCGGATGCTGATGCATGCAGTACTTGGCCTGGCTGTTTCACTGTTTGGTGTTGCAGGCCTGTACTTCCACCTTGGTAGTCCTTTTTTGGCCATGATGCAAATTCTCATCTATGTGGGTGCGGTTTGTATCATGATTGTTCTCGGGGTCATGCTCGGAAATACACCGGATCAATTGTTTTCCGAAAAGCTCAGCCGGCGGAATATGTTTTTGGCCCTGGCGGCCTGTTCCACTGGTTTTGTGACCTTGTTTATCGCGATTCAGCAGACCAAGTTTGCACCGGCCGCCGAGAAAATCGGCGACATGTCGATCCGCTTTATCGGTGAAAATCTGCTGTTCAAATACTGCCTGGCCTTCGAATTGATTTCGGTCATTTTGTTGACGGCAATTATCGGTGCCATCATTCTGGCGCGAGGCGGTCGGGAGGAAGTGGCAAAATGA
- a CDS encoding NADH-quinone oxidoreductase subunit I — translation MKAYFSELFTGGWSLIVGLKVTLKALFSPTVTTHYPRQKIEVTPNYRGHIDLVKDSESGSHKCITCGSCMRECPSNCIVVDGEKREGVKGKVLTKFTLDFTKCSLCGACVEVCPTDALDYSNEYELAGFKREDFHYDILKRLEERE, via the coding sequence ATGAAAGCCTATTTCTCAGAATTATTTACGGGCGGATGGAGCCTCATTGTTGGTCTGAAGGTCACTCTCAAGGCGTTGTTTTCACCGACGGTAACGACACATTATCCTCGTCAGAAGATTGAGGTGACGCCGAACTACCGTGGCCATATTGACCTGGTGAAAGACAGCGAAAGCGGTAGCCACAAATGCATTACCTGTGGAAGCTGTATGCGTGAGTGTCCCTCCAATTGTATTGTTGTCGATGGTGAAAAACGCGAAGGGGTCAAAGGAAAGGTCCTGACGAAATTCACCCTCGATTTTACCAAGTGCAGCCTGTGTGGTGCCTGTGTTGAAGTGTGTCCGACCGATGCGCTTGATTACAGTAACGAATACGAGCTGGCTGGGTTCAAACGTGAAGATTTTCACTATGACATTCTGAAGAGGCTGGAGGAACGGGAATGA
- the nuoH gene encoding NADH-quinone oxidoreductase subunit NuoH — METVANMVPVLVRLVAFLIGAIVVVFGNALVMGYMERKLAGHFQRRPGPMEVGFHGILQLLVDGFKLMGKQLVVPAQADKKLFILAPLLSFVPVFLPLLVIPFSDKIQAFDLDIGLLFILAVASINVLAILVGGWGSNNKYSLFGAFRSVAQNVAYEIPMLIALLSIVFMTNTFSLKEVVAAQSGGGWFIFFQPLAFLIYLIAMVAETNRAPFDLPEAESELTAGFHTEYSGMGFSLFMMAEYTNMFIVCSIATVFFLGGTSGIPLPYFEYTGIIWFLAKVYFLMFFLVWIRWTYPRTRFDQLMNFCWKYLIPFSLVNLLLTVVIVKLI, encoded by the coding sequence ATGGAAACTGTAGCGAATATGGTACCGGTGTTAGTCCGGTTGGTTGCATTCCTGATCGGTGCGATTGTCGTTGTGTTTGGCAACGCGCTGGTGATGGGATATATGGAGCGGAAACTGGCTGGACATTTCCAGCGTCGGCCTGGCCCGATGGAAGTTGGTTTCCATGGTATTCTTCAACTGCTTGTCGATGGTTTTAAATTGATGGGCAAACAGCTGGTGGTTCCGGCACAGGCAGACAAGAAGCTGTTTATCTTGGCACCACTGCTGTCCTTTGTGCCTGTCTTTTTGCCGCTGCTGGTGATTCCGTTCAGTGACAAGATTCAAGCATTTGATCTGGATATCGGTCTGCTGTTTATTCTGGCCGTCGCGTCCATCAATGTGTTGGCCATTCTTGTCGGTGGCTGGGGCTCAAACAATAAATACTCTCTGTTTGGCGCTTTCCGGTCGGTTGCTCAAAACGTTGCTTACGAAATCCCGATGCTGATTGCGCTGCTGTCAATTGTATTTATGACCAATACCTTCAGCCTGAAGGAGGTTGTTGCAGCCCAGTCCGGTGGTGGTTGGTTTATCTTCTTTCAGCCCCTGGCATTTCTGATTTATCTCATTGCGATGGTTGCGGAAACAAACCGCGCTCCGTTTGACCTTCCCGAGGCAGAGAGTGAGCTGACGGCTGGTTTCCATACGGAATACAGCGGTATGGGTTTCAGTCTGTTCATGATGGCTGAATATACCAACATGTTCATCGTATGTAGTATCGCCACAGTGTTTTTCCTCGGCGGCACGTCTGGTATTCCTCTGCCCTATTTTGAATACACTGGAATCATCTGGTTCCTGGCCAAGGTCTACTTCCTCATGTTTTTCCTGGTGTGGATCCGTTGGACCTATCCTCGTACCCGTTTCGATCAGTTGATGAACTTCTGCTGGAAATATCTCATTCCGTTCTCACTGGTTAATCTTCTTCTTACTGTTGTGATTGTGAAGCTGATATGA